From Ictalurus punctatus breed USDA103 chromosome 2, Coco_2.0, whole genome shotgun sequence:
TATATACGAGAACtaaaatattttaagtgttGCGCATGCCAAACACATTAGATACTAAATGATAGTAAACACTTGGGGGTATGCGGGAATAGGATTAAGTGTTTAAATGTAATCTATTTTAGTCACATTTACTGTTGTGGAAGGTCTgtgaagttagttcctgttatcatgttatatgttatagcagctatacacAGTGGTTCCATCACcaaaatgcagtttgtcacaTTATTGAGATAAACTCCTCTCctgcttacagaaaacttcaccatatcaacaattacatgttTTTAATTCGTTTATGTGAAGAGtccctgtgtaaattgttactatagaaatgataacattacAACAGGCACATTACTGTAAAGCTGTTatagacaattaatcaacaATTTGTGcaaattcagcagtgctgtggtataaatcttaaataaatgttagtCTCCTCTGATGATCTGCTCTTTAATCCAATGGATTATAATAGATTATTCAGattattatctgtttatttcatgaatgtaaatgtctCACTGTGAATGTACATACATGCTTTAATCCTTTCTAATGTTCTACATATGAATTTAAGTCAAGTTGAACTCCCATTCTTTCCATTGAACCTGGTGTGGCCTGTACTTATCAAGTTTAAAAATTTGTATTGGATGGAGTcagtttgaggaaaataaatgagacacactacattttttcattgtacatacctacaaatatttcattgttCAGTTGAGACACTGTTTTGAATATAGTTTGGATATTTAAATTGGTTATTTACTACACTGAACAAATTCAATATTATTCAGCATACACAGATTGAAAATAGAGTAGTTCAAAATTTTCCCAACTGGTTTTGTTCCGAATATTATTTCCCTTTATATCTCATGATCAAACTGATGGATACACAGATCTATCAGTAGTAAAACCTGCTCTCTTTTTATGTGATAAATCAGAGCGTAATCAGGTCAGGCTGGTGAATGGTCCGAGTAACTGTTGTGGTCGAGTGGAGATCCAGCACAAAGCCCAGTGGGgaacagtgtgtgatgatgactgGGACTTAAAGGATGCAGAGGTGGTGTGTAGACAGCTTGGATGTGGTAAAGCTGTCAGTGCTCCTCCTAATGCCCGCTTTGGTCAGGGAAGTGAACCAACCTGGCTGGATGATGTTCAGTGTAATGGAACTGAGAGCTACATAAATCACTGCTCACACAGAGGATTTGGAGAAGAGAACTGTGGACATGAAGAAGATGCTGGAGTCGTGTGCTCAAGTaggcttttgttgttgttgaattttGTTGTAGCAATACCCTGTTTAAAGTGAAAGCAGTTACAAAATGATTATACATATTCCTTTATTATAAGACTTGCAGACTCCTACATTGACTCGGATCTCCCCAAACTCTGTGGTCTCACCTGGAGAAGTCCTTCAGTTCAGATGTTCCACACCCAGCCCAACATGCATCTCTGTAGACTTCAGTTTGTATAAAACTGGGACATCAGTAAAGAAGCAAACTGCAGTGACTACAACAACATTTACTCTGACTGTAGATGCCTCACATCAGGGCCAGTACACCTGTGACTACTCATACAGGGAAATTGGCTCAACGTCACCCAGGAGCAACTCCATTACCATCACTGTGGGTAAGCGACATGTTCTGGATATTTTTGCCAGTAAAATTTGCAGCTCTGACTTCAGCTAGAAGACAGATTAGTCCTCTTCATTTCATCTTTTTCAATAAGAGAGAccatgtttgttgttttctaGTGAACCTGCAACAGCCCAATATCTCCTTCAGTGATGCTGGTGGACCAGAAGTGACAAGAGGCTCCAGCTTCTCCATCATCTGCTCCACTGAACCTCAGTATCCAGGAGGTTCCTTCCACTTGAAGTTCAGTGGATCCAACATCACCAGAACTCAGTCGGCTGTTAACCACTCAGCCGTCTTCCTGTTTCCTGAGGCAGATTTTGTCCATCAGGGAAACTACAGCTGTGCTTATGAAGTTAACGTGTCTTCACGCACCTTTACCTCCACTACCACTGAGCTGCTGGAAATTACTGTGAAAGGTATAGTAAGAAAAActagttctgttttttttgtgtgtgttctgaagtttaatgtttgaaaagcctgatgatgatgatttctcTCTCAGCATCTCTGGCTCTATACATTGGTGTTGGAGTGACAGCAGGACTGCTTCTCATCTTAGTTCCAGTCATCATTTGCTTTGTGAAGACACTGAAAAGACGGAAATGTCAGATGGATAAGAAGGATTCACAGCGTGAGTTGCAAAAGTTATAAACATTTCACTATATTAGTAAAAGCATCCCTTTGACaatggaaataaatataattttgttttatactACAGCGCTGTTGCAGTCTTACAtctgatacatttttttaaactgcagtTCTGACATTagtgcagctacaaatcacaggtttatatttacaAGCTCTTTTTTATATGCCATTGTTTCTATAGGAACAACCTAAaagcttattatttatttatttattttaaaaatttgtgTATTGGTGACATGGTGAAAGTTTTTGTAAGCAatttccagtgtcagcactttttaaaagtCAGAAGGAAAGCTAGAACTTTTTTGAcaagggaaagtcttcagggcagAGGAATTTGCAGAGAaacactttgtggtttctcatgTACACGACAAGCTGAAATAGTTTTTTGTCTTAACTTCAagcgagagaaaaaaagaggctgatgagggaacaaCTGAGAAGAGGAACTAACTTCTGTAACAGACCTTGCACAACAAGTAattataaacggataaaaagtgtaTTTAGTTctttaatgtataaaaaaacGAATCAATAACAATTGCTGAGGTATAAGAGAACTAAAAACTTTTAATATATAATCAACATTGAttcctgattattttcctgtaacagcacgacacagacagttttatttattacttgtaTTATTCTTGTTGAATTTGAATATATATCTTCTATATAGTAAACATCTGGGTCacccctgttccctgagaagggaatgagatgtcGCGTGAGCTCAACGCTATGGGAAGCGCTCTCATGCGTGACCGGTATCAGAAGCTTGTgaaacatcatgcctatttacaggcctgccatgattaggtgacgtggcaattaagcgtgacatgtgatatataaacaccacctgtgaaccgtgtcgtcaacctctattatctgaagtgaaaaCACAATTCACAGGTAGGCCCCAGTAGGACAAAGTTACGCAACGTCTTGTCCCCTTCtaagggaacagggttacatgagtaacccagacattcactttcaaagggaactcagcattgcgtgagcttcatactgtgggaatgagaattcccactccgtcatactgtaGGTACGGCCTTTTCAAAAAGATGCGAGCCCGAGGTTCACTGCAAAACACCCGGAGCGGAAGTTATATCCAAGCTGTAATCTTTggataaagcctttgaggaggccacccccctagtggaatgagcccttatgccaaGAGGCGCAGCgaaagcgatagagattgcttccattATCCAATTAGAAATGCactgcttcgacacagcatcacctctactgttgccgccaagcagaccagcagctgctctgacttatgccactggctggagtgatggacataagtacagagagccctaaTCCAggggcaggaaggggcaacagagagaacttgtagatctcctactcgcttgagtgATGTCAGGGTCAGCAGAAGACTTACCTTtggagtcagaagcttctctgaggctgactctaagggctgaaatggggcacctgacagaccttccaggatcacagaaaggtcccagagaggtatgcatggtctgcagatgggcctcagcctcctgataccatgcataaaccttgaagttagaggatgttgccccatagaggctccatcaataggggcatggttagccaaaatggtggccacgtagaCCCTTATTGTAGGAGGAGACAACCCCACTGAGAAATATCCTTCTAAGAAATCCAGGagtgtagctattgcgcagatCACTGGGTTTAGCTGTCGTTCCTCacaccacttgagcgcatacagtttccttgtggatggtgctctagtgttcAACATGATCTCTACagcctcagttgtgagaccagaatctatgagctggtgcccatcaggggccagacccacagtttccatggttagggtgataaatcagccttcCGGCTTGAGAGAGTAGAACcttgcagatgggaatctctgaaggagtgccatctagcagggaaaTTGTCTCCGAGCACCATATACGTTtcggccaataaggtgctactagcagcagatgaaGACGGTCTTCGCGAACTCTTACAAGAACTTGTGGGAACAGAGTGATCGTGGGAAAAACATATAAATGTGATGTTGATGGTGCAgtaggagtgagggcaaaccacagcaggcagtgtgttgtctccttggaggcgaacacatccacttccgcttgtctGAACCTCAGCTGTATgcactccaccacttgtggatggagccactaATCCCTAGGCCTCAGCctctgcctcaacaggatgtctgcccgcacattccagttgccgagaatgtacattgcactcactgacaaaaactttccctctgcccagagaagaattaattgcgcctgcctgaacagggggcacgaacataatcctccctggtggtaaatatatgagaccaccactgtattgtttgtcacaactaacacatggtgacctctcaattgaggaagaaagaattcagtgctagaaatatggcccgcatttctaggcgatgtatatgccactccagatgggggccgctccagagaccgtgagctggacagccatctaagaccacaccccagcctgtgagggaggtgtctgtcatttccgtcttgcgataaggagacacccctagagtgtgacccaaggctagaaaccaggaAAGCCTCCAcattctcagagcacataggcattgCCACGTGAAACTGATtgctctcagaggtttcattct
This genomic window contains:
- the LOC108261342 gene encoding deleted in malignant brain tumors 1 protein → MLRRRLTLILVSVLGASLLVDGANIRLAGGNHSCAGRVEVYHNNQWGTVCDDNWGINDAQVVCRELGCGNAVSAHQSAHFGQGSGPIWLDDVPCSGSESTITQCTHNGFGIHNCDHGEDAGVTCSERNQVRLVNGPSNCCGRVEIQHKAQWGTVCDDDWDLKDAEVVCRQLGCGKAVSAPPNARFGQGSEPTWLDDVQCNGTESYINHCSHRGFGEENCGHEEDAGVVCSNLQTPTLTRISPNSVVSPGEVLQFRCSTPSPTCISVDFSLYKTGTSVKKQTAVTTTTFTLTVDASHQGQYTCDYSYREIGSTSPRSNSITITVVNLQQPNISFSDAGGPEVTRGSSFSIICSTEPQYPGGSFHLKFSGSNITRTQSAVNHSAVFLFPEADFVHQGNYSCAYEVNVSSRTFTSTTTELLEITVKASLALYIGVGVTAGLLLILVPVIICFVKTLKRRKCQMDKKDSQRAKNTHESPQGEIETDDEADYENAEIIFHQKEDSEDSDNDYINVDADEQRSDVDNDYEDVDIYANHVA